The Schistosoma haematobium chromosome 7, whole genome shotgun sequence genome contains a region encoding:
- a CDS encoding hypothetical protein (EggNog:ENOG41038X7~COG:D): MIPHQLISKKNTSHTVKETLTMKTKPENVGQKPGFQNNNDDDDVWDADITSKQDSDKDTLEIADEDAEEVSFFSFYKPTPNNHEAVASERAAALSALQATRKKAELSSKPLTVNNDDSNSFITVKLSHDENSTTSRLTAKSWEECLPRVTISDPEILRQMSSVKKEIAEQEEDDKEDVEEKVFWTEENFVPGPERKRARLVMPGTKSNNIAVNELLQSTNTEVISINQSDLTAGAQLELIKSVTSDDSQYRPKSTDDDPGKLAHRKHQITWLAHQAQENEMELEKRWAEARRNKASNRAKYGF; encoded by the exons ATGATACCACATCAACTAATATCTAAAAAGAATACAAGTCATACTGTTAAAGAGACATTGACTATGAAAACCAAACCTGAAAATGTTGGACAGAAACCAGGCTTTCAGAATAACAACGATGACGATGACGTTTGGGATGCTGACATAACCAGCAAACAAGATTCTGATAAAGACACTTTAGAGATAGCTGATGAAGATGCTGAAGAAGTtagtttcttttcattttacAAACCTACACCTAATAATCATGAAGCTGTCGCTTCAGAAAGAGCAGCCGCACTATCGGCACTACAAGCAACTCGAAAAAAAGCTGAGTTGTCTAGCAAACCATTAACTGTAAACAATGATGATAGTAATTCATTCATAACAGTTAAGTTGTCACATGATGAAAACTCAACTACTAGTCGACTCACTGCAAAATCATgggaagagtgtttaccaaggGTTACTATAAGTGATCCGGAAATTCTACGTCAAATGTCTTCTGTTAAAAAAGAAATCGCTGAACAAGAAGAAGATGACAAAGAGGATGTTGAAGAAAAGGTCTTTTGGACAGAAGAGAATTTCGTTCCAGGTCCAGAG CGTAAACGTGCACGTCTTGTTATGCCTGGTACAAAATCTAACAATATTGctgtaaatgaattattacaaTCAACAAATACAGAAGTGatatcaattaatcaatctgATTTAACAGCTGGTGCTCAATTAGAACTGATTAAATCTGTTACAAGTGATGATTCACAGTATAGACCAAAGTCTACAGATGATGATCCTGGCAAATTAGCACATAGAAAGCATCAAATCACTTGGCTAGCTCATCAA GCTCAAGAAAATGAAATGGAATTAGAAAAACGTTGGGCGGAAGCAAGACGTAATAAGGCTTCAAATCGAGCTAAATATGGATTTTGA
- a CDS encoding hypothetical protein (EggNog:ENOG410N327~COG:D): MALVSYGSSGEESNDDEEDLVVSNESTTTANSILKDRVEPEFKMRVPKSAKLPNLVPNIPIVKTKDGKVLLSVPDLEALDSSDDSDDESSRSAKNNKSYRNSKPGTDKVSLLSVLPPTRALIVREGNRPMIPHQLISKKNTSHTVKETLTMKTKPENVGQKPGFQNNNDDDDVWDADITSKQDSDKDTLEIADEDAEEVSFFSFYKPTPNNHEAVASERAAALSALQATRKKAELSSKPLTVNNDDSNSFITVKLSHDENSTTSRLTAKSWEECLPRVTISDPEILRQMSSVKKEIAEQEEDDKEDVEEKVFWTEENFVPGPERKRARLVMPGTKSNNIAVNELLQSTNTEVISINQSDLTAGAQLELIKSVTSDDSQYRPKSTDDDPGKLAHRKHQITWLAHQAQENEMELEKRWAEARRNKASNRAKYGF; the protein is encoded by the exons ATGGCTTTGGTTTCCTATGGGAGTTCGGGGGAGGAATCTAATG ATGATGAAGAGGATTTAGTTGTCAGCAATGAGAGTACTACAACAGCTAACAGCATATTGAAAGATCGAGTTGAACCTGAGTTTAAAATGAGAGTCCCTAAAAGTGCTAAGCTACCTAACCTTGTCCCAAACATTCCTATTGTCAAAACAAAAGACGGTAAGGTTTTGCTTTCCGTCCCCGATTTGGAAGCG TTGGATTCGTCAGATGACAGTGACGATGAAAGCAGTCGTTCAGCTAAGAATAACAAG TCCTATCGAAATTCTAAACCTGGAACAGATAAAGTTAGCCTTCTTTCTGTCCTTCCACCAACACGTGCACTTATTGTCCGAGAAGGGAACAGACCAATGATACCACATCAACTAATATCTAAAAAGAATACAAGTCATACTGTTAAAGAGACATTGACTATGAAAACCAAACCTGAAAATGTTGGACAGAAACCAGGCTTTCAGAATAACAACGATGACGATGACGTTTGGGATGCTGACATAACCAGCAAACAAGATTCTGATAAAGACACTTTAGAGATAGCTGATGAAGATGCTGAAGAAGTtagtttcttttcattttacAAACCTACACCTAATAATCATGAAGCTGTCGCTTCAGAAAGAGCAGCCGCACTATCGGCACTACAAGCAACTCGAAAAAAAGCTGAGTTGTCTAGCAAACCATTAACTGTAAACAATGATGATAGTAATTCATTCATAACAGTTAAGTTGTCACATGATGAAAACTCAACTACTAGTCGACTCACTGCAAAATCATgggaagagtgtttaccaaggGTTACTATAAGTGATCCGGAAATTCTACGTCAAATGTCTTCTGTTAAAAAAGAAATCGCTGAACAAGAAGAAGATGACAAAGAGGATGTTGAAGAAAAGGTCTTTTGGACAGAAGAGAATTTCGTTCCAGGTCCAGAG CGTAAACGTGCACGTCTTGTTATGCCTGGTACAAAATCTAACAATATTGctgtaaatgaattattacaaTCAACAAATACAGAAGTGatatcaattaatcaatctgATTTAACAGCTGGTGCTCAATTAGAACTGATTAAATCTGTTACAAGTGATGATTCACAGTATAGACCAAAGTCTACAGATGATGATCCTGGCAAATTAGCACATAGAAAGCATCAAATCACTTGGCTAGCTCATCAA GCTCAAGAAAATGAAATGGAATTAGAAAAACGTTGGGCGGAAGCAAGACGTAATAAGGCTTCAAATCGAGCTAAATATGGATTTTGA
- a CDS encoding hypothetical protein (EggNog:ENOG41038X7~COG:D) — MALVSYGSSGEESNEDLVVSNESTTTANSILKDRVEPEFKMRVPKSAKLPNLVPNIPIVKTKDGKVLLSVPDLEALDSSDDSDDESSRSAKNNKSYRNSKPGTDKVSLLSVLPPTRALIVREGNRPMIPHQLISKKNTSHTVKETLTMKTKPENVGQKPGFQNNNDDDDVWDADITSKQDSDKDTLEIADEDAEEVSFFSFYKPTPNNHEAVASERAAALSALQATRKKAELSSKPLTVNNDDSNSFITVKLSHDENSTTSRLTAKSWEECLPRVTISDPEILRQMSSVKKEIAEQEEDDKEDVEEKVFWTEENFVPGPEVF; from the exons ATGGCTTTGGTTTCCTATGGGAGTTCGGGGGAGGAATCTAATG AGGATTTAGTTGTCAGCAATGAGAGTACTACAACAGCTAACAGCATATTGAAAGATCGAGTTGAACCTGAGTTTAAAATGAGAGTCCCTAAAAGTGCTAAGCTACCTAACCTTGTCCCAAACATTCCTATTGTCAAAACAAAAGACGGTAAGGTTTTGCTTTCCGTCCCCGATTTGGAAGCG TTGGATTCGTCAGATGACAGTGACGATGAAAGCAGTCGTTCAGCTAAGAATAACAAG TCCTATCGAAATTCTAAACCTGGAACAGATAAAGTTAGCCTTCTTTCTGTCCTTCCACCAACACGTGCACTTATTGTCCGAGAAGGGAACAGACCAATGATACCACATCAACTAATATCTAAAAAGAATACAAGTCATACTGTTAAAGAGACATTGACTATGAAAACCAAACCTGAAAATGTTGGACAGAAACCAGGCTTTCAGAATAACAACGATGACGATGACGTTTGGGATGCTGACATAACCAGCAAACAAGATTCTGATAAAGACACTTTAGAGATAGCTGATGAAGATGCTGAAGAAGTtagtttcttttcattttacAAACCTACACCTAATAATCATGAAGCTGTCGCTTCAGAAAGAGCAGCCGCACTATCGGCACTACAAGCAACTCGAAAAAAAGCTGAGTTGTCTAGCAAACCATTAACTGTAAACAATGATGATAGTAATTCATTCATAACAGTTAAGTTGTCACATGATGAAAACTCAACTACTAGTCGACTCACTGCAAAATCATgggaagagtgtttaccaaggGTTACTATAAGTGATCCGGAAATTCTACGTCAAATGTCTTCTGTTAAAAAAGAAATCGCTGAACAAGAAGAAGATGACAAAGAGGATGTTGAAGAAAAGGTCTTTTGGACAGAAGAGAATTTCGTTCCAGGTCCAGAGGTATTTTAA
- a CDS encoding hypothetical protein (EggNog:ENOG41038X7~COG:D), with protein sequence MALVSYGSSGEESNDDEEDLVVSNESTTTANSILKDRVEPEFKMRVPKSAKLPNLVPNIPIVKTKDGKVLLSVPDLEALDSSDDSDDESSRSAKNNKSYRNSKPGTDKVSLLSVLPPTRALIVREGNRPMIPHQLISKKNTSHTVKETLTMKTKPENVGQKPGFQNNNDDDDVWDADITSKQDSDKDTLEIADEDAEEVSFFSFYKPTPNNHEAVASERAAALSALQATRKKAELSSKPLTVNNDDSNSFITVKLSHDENSTTSRLTAKSWEECLPRVTISDPEILRQMSSVKKEIAEQEEDDKEDVEEKVFWTEENFVPGPEVF encoded by the exons ATGGCTTTGGTTTCCTATGGGAGTTCGGGGGAGGAATCTAATG ATGATGAAGAGGATTTAGTTGTCAGCAATGAGAGTACTACAACAGCTAACAGCATATTGAAAGATCGAGTTGAACCTGAGTTTAAAATGAGAGTCCCTAAAAGTGCTAAGCTACCTAACCTTGTCCCAAACATTCCTATTGTCAAAACAAAAGACGGTAAGGTTTTGCTTTCCGTCCCCGATTTGGAAGCG TTGGATTCGTCAGATGACAGTGACGATGAAAGCAGTCGTTCAGCTAAGAATAACAAG TCCTATCGAAATTCTAAACCTGGAACAGATAAAGTTAGCCTTCTTTCTGTCCTTCCACCAACACGTGCACTTATTGTCCGAGAAGGGAACAGACCAATGATACCACATCAACTAATATCTAAAAAGAATACAAGTCATACTGTTAAAGAGACATTGACTATGAAAACCAAACCTGAAAATGTTGGACAGAAACCAGGCTTTCAGAATAACAACGATGACGATGACGTTTGGGATGCTGACATAACCAGCAAACAAGATTCTGATAAAGACACTTTAGAGATAGCTGATGAAGATGCTGAAGAAGTtagtttcttttcattttacAAACCTACACCTAATAATCATGAAGCTGTCGCTTCAGAAAGAGCAGCCGCACTATCGGCACTACAAGCAACTCGAAAAAAAGCTGAGTTGTCTAGCAAACCATTAACTGTAAACAATGATGATAGTAATTCATTCATAACAGTTAAGTTGTCACATGATGAAAACTCAACTACTAGTCGACTCACTGCAAAATCATgggaagagtgtttaccaaggGTTACTATAAGTGATCCGGAAATTCTACGTCAAATGTCTTCTGTTAAAAAAGAAATCGCTGAACAAGAAGAAGATGACAAAGAGGATGTTGAAGAAAAGGTCTTTTGGACAGAAGAGAATTTCGTTCCAGGTCCAGAGGTATTTTAA